In a genomic window of Pontibacter liquoris:
- a CDS encoding GNAT family N-acetyltransferase, with product MSDTNTLRYESYTPTDQQHLNRDEVIDFLFHHLDEYGDQRADIAKCLEYALSDAEGKGGAVLVAREKEKVVGALILNNTGMSGYIPENILVYVAVHNSQRGRGVGKGLVQLAMDTASGSIALHVEPQNPARKLYEKLGFTNKYLEYRLTR from the coding sequence ATGTCAGACACAAACACCCTACGCTACGAAAGCTACACGCCAACCGATCAGCAGCACCTTAACCGTGATGAAGTAATTGATTTCCTGTTTCACCACCTGGATGAGTATGGAGACCAGCGTGCTGATATTGCCAAGTGCCTGGAGTATGCCTTGTCTGACGCCGAAGGGAAAGGCGGTGCGGTGCTGGTAGCCCGTGAGAAGGAGAAGGTAGTTGGCGCATTAATACTCAACAATACCGGCATGAGCGGCTACATTCCTGAAAATATACTTGTTTATGTTGCTGTGCATAACAGCCAGCGCGGCAGGGGTGTAGGAAAAGGACTGGTGCAGCTGGCCATGGATACAGCTTCCGGAAGTATAGCCCTGCATGTAGAACCTCAAAACCCGGCTCGCAAGCTGTATGAAAAGCTTGGCTTTACAAACAAATATTTAGAATACAGACTTACCCGATAA
- a CDS encoding voltage-gated chloride channel family protein has product MSLKKSPYEHFAILRHLVRWTLLILPVAVAIGSMVALFLWLLHSAIRFRFTHPWLLYLLPLAGLLIHFIYQWVGKSSERGNNLVMDEIHEPGGGVPKRMAPIILITTVITHLLGGSAGREGTAVQIGGSMAGMFGKWFKLNTVDMRLVLTAGIAAGFGAVFGTPLTGAIFAMEVLTIGRIQYDALLPALIASIVGDVTVAAWGVHHTGYHIDVLPQSTYFLSAYLPLDVLLLVKVIVASIAFGLASYLFATLVHGLKALLLKNIKYNWLIPVLGGLTLIVLTFILGKPDYLSLGVDPEYAGAITIPSAFREGGADAWSWLWKTIYTTITLASGFKGGEVTPLFYIGATLGNTLSGLLHAPVSLFAALGFIAVFAGATNTPLACTVMGVELFGGEHALLFAVACFTAYFFSGHTGIYSAQRIAVPKIFDATFADETSLTCAPKTRSYLHRKLVKYKLPFKSRRPEQDQE; this is encoded by the coding sequence ATGTCGCTGAAAAAAAGCCCCTATGAGCATTTCGCCATTCTCCGGCACCTTGTCCGTTGGACATTGCTCATACTGCCCGTAGCGGTGGCCATCGGAAGTATGGTCGCGCTTTTTCTGTGGCTGCTGCACAGCGCCATCCGTTTCCGCTTTACTCACCCCTGGTTGCTTTACTTGCTGCCACTGGCAGGTTTGCTGATCCATTTTATTTATCAGTGGGTGGGCAAGTCTTCTGAAAGAGGCAACAACCTGGTCATGGATGAGATCCATGAGCCAGGTGGCGGGGTACCAAAGCGGATGGCTCCCATCATCCTCATCACCACCGTTATTACCCATCTGTTAGGTGGCTCGGCGGGCCGAGAGGGAACGGCGGTGCAGATCGGGGGCAGCATGGCGGGCATGTTCGGGAAATGGTTTAAGCTTAATACCGTAGACATGCGTCTGGTGCTCACCGCCGGCATTGCCGCTGGTTTCGGAGCCGTATTCGGCACCCCTCTTACCGGAGCAATTTTTGCTATGGAAGTGCTCACCATTGGCCGCATCCAGTATGATGCGCTGTTGCCGGCGCTTATTGCCAGCATTGTTGGCGATGTGACGGTAGCGGCCTGGGGTGTGCATCATACCGGTTACCATATCGATGTGCTGCCGCAGTCTACCTATTTTCTTTCTGCTTACCTGCCCCTGGATGTACTGTTGCTTGTGAAAGTCATCGTAGCTTCCATAGCCTTTGGCTTGGCCAGCTACTTGTTTGCCACCCTGGTGCACGGGCTTAAAGCATTGCTGCTCAAAAATATAAAGTATAACTGGCTGATCCCGGTGCTGGGCGGCCTGACTCTTATAGTACTAACTTTTATACTTGGTAAACCCGATTACCTGAGCCTGGGCGTGGATCCGGAATATGCAGGAGCCATTACCATACCCTCTGCTTTTCGGGAAGGGGGAGCAGATGCCTGGAGCTGGCTCTGGAAAACGATCTATACAACGATAACGCTGGCCAGCGGCTTTAAAGGGGGCGAAGTTACGCCGCTGTTTTACATTGGCGCCACTCTGGGCAATACCCTTTCCGGGCTGCTGCATGCGCCCGTTAGTTTGTTTGCTGCCCTGGGGTTTATTGCCGTTTTTGCCGGGGCGACCAATACGCCGCTGGCCTGCACCGTAATGGGAGTGGAGCTGTTTGGCGGCGAGCATGCGCTGTTATTTGCGGTAGCTTGTTTCACCGCGTATTTTTTCAGTGGCCATACGGGCATTTACAGCGCCCAGCGTATTGCAGTGCCCAAGATCTTTGATGCCACTTTTGCCGATGAAACCTCCTTAACCTGCGCACCTAAAACGCGCAGTTACCTGCACCGAAAGCTTGTTAAGTATAAACTTCCCTTCAAAAGCCGAAGGCCGGAGCAGGACCAGGAGTAA
- the argC gene encoding N-acetyl-gamma-glutamyl-phosphate reductase, giving the protein MKATIKAGVIGAAGYAGGELLRLLLQHPQVAVAFAQSASQAGKAVAATHTDLVGETELIFSAKADAAVDVLFLCAGHGEAAKYVASHQIADSVKIIDLSQDFRWNEATTGATVPFEGREFVYGLPELQREEIRQAQYVANPGCFATAMQLALLPLTQQQLLPQQVHISGITGSTGAGQSLSATSHFSWRTENVSTYKVMEHQHLREVGRTLQHLQPGTSPEIYFIPYRGPFARGIFMITYLETDLKLEQAQTLYQDYYSSHPFVVLSKYNPDLKQVVNTNKCVLYLEKHGRQLVITSLIDNLLKGAAGQAVQNMNLLFGLDEADGLRLKATAF; this is encoded by the coding sequence ATGAAAGCAACTATAAAAGCAGGCGTAATTGGAGCCGCGGGCTATGCCGGGGGAGAACTGCTGCGCCTGCTGCTGCAGCACCCGCAGGTGGCTGTGGCTTTTGCGCAGAGTGCCAGCCAGGCCGGTAAAGCAGTGGCCGCCACCCACACCGATCTGGTGGGCGAAACGGAACTGATCTTTTCAGCAAAGGCGGATGCAGCGGTAGATGTGCTGTTCTTGTGTGCCGGCCACGGCGAAGCAGCCAAGTATGTTGCATCGCATCAGATTGCGGATTCGGTTAAGATCATTGATCTGAGCCAGGACTTCCGCTGGAACGAAGCAACGACTGGAGCCACGGTGCCTTTTGAAGGACGAGAATTTGTTTACGGCTTACCGGAGCTGCAGCGGGAAGAGATCCGGCAGGCGCAGTATGTGGCCAACCCGGGTTGCTTTGCCACGGCCATGCAACTGGCGCTGCTACCGCTTACCCAACAGCAGTTGTTGCCGCAACAGGTACACATCAGCGGAATAACAGGCAGCACCGGCGCGGGCCAGAGCCTGAGCGCAACCTCACACTTTAGCTGGCGCACCGAAAACGTGTCGACCTACAAAGTGATGGAACACCAGCACCTGCGTGAAGTCGGCAGAACGCTGCAGCACTTGCAGCCCGGCACATCCCCTGAAATATACTTTATACCGTACCGTGGGCCTTTTGCCCGGGGCATCTTCATGATCACATACCTGGAAACAGACCTGAAGCTGGAGCAGGCCCAAACACTTTACCAGGATTATTATAGTAGCCATCCGTTTGTGGTGCTAAGCAAGTATAACCCGGATCTGAAGCAGGTGGTGAACACAAACAAATGCGTGCTGTACCTGGAAAAACACGGCCGGCAGCTAGTGATTACCAGCCTGATCGACAACCTGCTGAAGGGCGCTGCCGGGCAGGCGGTACAAAATATGAACCTGCTGTTTGGCCTCGACGAAGCGGACGGACTAAGGCTGAAAGCTACCGCATTTTGA
- a CDS encoding aspartyl protease family protein — protein sequence MLRAWFLSLCCLWLFLGPQVKAQDAPVLPHDTVYFASGKKSINIPFKLVHNLIIIPVKINNSNELNFILDTGVRSILITRLFYTDSLDLNQTNRTKIQGLGTGYTIDALTSSGNSLSLPGIKGENQEVFVLMEDIFNLSTRMGMPVHGIIGYDIFKNFIVKINYSSKVLTLYRPDVVLKKKRKAEEYPLYIENDKAYIYANVRQHEGDTLKVKLVVDTGASHTLSLYLPSDDRLALPPVTMEAYLGRGLSGDINGRIGRLDAFRMGRYELQNLPASYPDAESIKLALNVANRNGNLGSDILKRFTVIFDYPHKRLLLIPNSTYKEPFHFNMSGFEVSTPMPGVNFYLVTNVVANSPAMSVGVKDGDELVSINGRACSELSLNDVLEILESKPGRKLRLKLRRESTIISKDLVLQSRI from the coding sequence ATGTTGCGAGCCTGGTTTTTATCCTTGTGTTGCCTCTGGCTCTTTCTGGGGCCACAGGTTAAAGCGCAGGATGCTCCTGTGCTTCCGCACGATACAGTCTATTTCGCCTCCGGCAAAAAGAGCATCAATATCCCTTTTAAATTGGTGCACAACCTGATCATCATTCCCGTTAAGATCAACAATTCAAACGAGCTCAACTTTATACTTGACACCGGGGTACGCAGCATCCTCATCACCCGCCTTTTTTACACCGATTCACTGGATCTGAACCAGACCAACCGCACTAAAATACAGGGGCTGGGCACAGGGTATACGATTGATGCGCTCACCTCTTCGGGTAACAGCCTCAGCCTGCCGGGTATAAAAGGGGAGAACCAGGAGGTGTTTGTGCTCATGGAAGATATTTTTAACCTTTCTACCCGGATGGGGATGCCGGTGCACGGCATAATCGGATACGATATCTTCAAGAATTTTATTGTTAAAATAAACTACAGTTCCAAAGTGCTCACGCTCTACAGGCCCGATGTGGTGCTCAAGAAAAAGCGCAAAGCAGAGGAATATCCGTTATACATCGAAAACGATAAAGCATACATCTATGCCAATGTCCGGCAACACGAAGGCGATACGCTGAAAGTAAAACTGGTGGTCGATACCGGGGCTAGCCATACTCTGTCACTCTACCTGCCATCGGACGACAGGCTGGCCTTGCCGCCCGTAACAATGGAAGCCTACCTGGGCCGGGGCCTGAGCGGCGACATTAACGGGCGGATCGGGCGGCTGGATGCTTTCCGGATGGGCCGCTATGAGCTGCAGAACCTGCCGGCTTCATACCCCGATGCCGAATCGATCAAGCTGGCCCTGAATGTAGCCAACCGCAACGGCAACCTGGGCTCCGACATTCTAAAACGGTTTACTGTTATTTTTGATTACCCGCACAAACGCCTGCTGCTCATCCCCAACAGCACCTATAAAGAACCTTTCCATTTCAATATGTCGGGCTTTGAGGTGAGCACCCCTATGCCGGGTGTCAACTTTTACCTGGTCACCAATGTGGTGGCAAATTCTCCGGCCATGTCGGTGGGAGTGAAAGATGGGGATGAACTCGTATCCATTAACGGAAGAGCCTGCTCGGAGCTAAGCTTAAACGACGTGCTTGAGATATTGGAAAGTAAACCGGGGCGCAAACTCCGCCTGAAACTGCGCCGCGAGAGCACCATCATCTCCAAAGACCTGGTGCTGCAAAGCCGTATCTGA
- a CDS encoding GNAT family N-acetyltransferase yields the protein MSHQPVFNVMVANGQHVMYALQICNEMEASAKARGTGIAKRSPDYVAQKMLEGKAVIALHANGSWAGFCYIETWGHGKYVANSGLIVSPELRKSGLAKLIKQKVFELSRNKYPDAKIFGLTTALAVMKINSDLGYRPVTYSELTDDEAFWAGCKSCVNYDILMAKGRSNCLCTAMLFDPEREKKQLITTIGYMPSQEQHDQNPSTKQV from the coding sequence ATGAGCCATCAACCTGTATTTAACGTCATGGTTGCCAATGGGCAACATGTAATGTATGCGTTGCAGATTTGCAACGAGATGGAAGCTTCGGCTAAAGCCCGAGGCACCGGCATTGCCAAACGATCTCCGGATTATGTCGCCCAGAAAATGCTGGAAGGCAAAGCCGTGATCGCGCTGCATGCCAATGGTTCGTGGGCCGGCTTCTGCTACATCGAAACCTGGGGCCACGGCAAGTATGTGGCCAATTCCGGGTTGATCGTATCGCCGGAGCTGCGCAAAAGCGGTCTGGCCAAGCTTATCAAGCAGAAAGTGTTTGAACTATCGCGCAACAAGTACCCGGACGCAAAGATCTTTGGTTTAACCACTGCACTGGCCGTGATGAAGATCAATTCGGACCTGGGTTACCGGCCGGTCACTTATTCCGAGCTCACGGACGATGAGGCTTTCTGGGCTGGCTGCAAAAGCTGCGTAAATTATGACATCCTGATGGCAAAAGGCCGTAGCAACTGCCTTTGCACAGCCATGCTCTTTGATCCCGAGCGGGAAAAAAAGCAACTCATCACCACCATCGGGTATATGCCCTCGCAGGAGCAGCACGACCAGAACCCATCAACTAAGCAAGTATAA
- a CDS encoding alanine racemase: MAVLKLYHQKLQHNYHFIDNAFQKHDISWGVVSKLLCGNELFLKELLALGVKEIHDSRVTNLKAIKRMAPDVQTVYIKPAPKQSIPDIVRYADVSFQTELDSIRLMSEEAVRQQKLHKIIIMIEMGDLREGVMGDELVGFYEQVFQLPNIAVIGLGANFNCLHGVMPTQDKLIQLSLYAQIIEAKFDKKIPWVSGGTSVTLPLLFTHQLPKGINHFRIGEALFFGLNLFTGQTFEGMYDDVFELETEIIELTEKPMMPSGVLAENPSGESFQIDASLYGKSSHRAILDVGLLDINPKFLLPCDENLSVIGASSDMLVVELGANANNYKVGDVLHFNLRYMGALSILNSRYISKEVVT, encoded by the coding sequence ATGGCAGTTTTGAAACTGTACCACCAAAAGCTACAACACAATTACCACTTCATCGACAATGCCTTTCAAAAGCATGATATCAGTTGGGGCGTGGTTTCCAAACTCCTGTGCGGCAACGAACTGTTCTTAAAAGAGCTGCTGGCCCTTGGTGTAAAAGAGATCCATGACTCGCGGGTAACCAACCTGAAAGCCATCAAACGCATGGCCCCTGACGTGCAAACTGTTTATATCAAGCCGGCGCCAAAGCAAAGTATACCCGATATTGTACGGTATGCCGATGTAAGTTTTCAAACCGAACTGGACAGCATCCGCCTGATGTCAGAAGAGGCCGTGCGACAGCAGAAGCTTCACAAGATCATTATCATGATCGAAATGGGCGATCTGCGCGAAGGGGTGATGGGCGATGAACTGGTTGGCTTTTATGAGCAGGTATTTCAATTGCCCAATATCGCCGTCATTGGCCTTGGCGCTAATTTTAACTGCCTGCATGGCGTGATGCCAACCCAGGACAAGCTCATCCAGCTAAGCCTTTATGCGCAGATCATCGAGGCCAAATTTGATAAAAAAATTCCATGGGTATCCGGCGGCACATCCGTTACGCTTCCCCTGCTGTTCACGCATCAGTTACCAAAAGGGATCAACCATTTCCGGATTGGCGAAGCGTTGTTTTTCGGCCTGAACCTGTTTACCGGACAAACCTTTGAAGGCATGTATGATGACGTATTTGAACTGGAAACTGAGATCATCGAACTCACCGAAAAGCCGATGATGCCAAGCGGTGTGCTGGCCGAGAACCCCAGCGGAGAAAGCTTTCAGATCGATGCCAGTCTCTATGGCAAATCCTCTCATCGGGCGATACTGGATGTGGGCCTACTCGATATCAATCCGAAATTCCTGTTGCCCTGCGATGAAAACCTGAGCGTGATCGGGGCCAGCTCGGATATGCTGGTGGTGGAGCTCGGCGCTAACGCTAACAACTACAAGGTGGGCGATGTACTGCACTTTAATCTGCGCTATATGGGCGCGCTTAGTATTCTGAATTCCCGCTATATAAGCAAGGAAGTCGTTACCTGA
- the argG gene encoding argininosuccinate synthase yields MNNNKVVLAFSGGLDTSYCVKYLKEEKGLEVYSVLVNTGGFSEEELQEIEQRAYSLGVKEHQTLDETEAYYQSSLKYLIFGNVLKNNTYPLSVSAERVTQAMAIARHAKAVGAAYVAHGSTGAGNDQVRFDMIFHIMIPEVQILTPIRDNKLSREQEIAYLKQHGVEVDFKKAQYSINKGIWGTSVGGKETLTSHLPLPEEAYPTEVTKQTPERITLVFEQGELVGLNDTPYATPVAAIQALQEIVAPFGIGRDIHVGDTIIGIKGRVGFEAAAPMVIIKAHHTLEKHVLTKWQLYWKEQLATFYGNWLHEGQFIDPVMRNLETFLADTQQNVTGKVHLLLAPYRFQVEGIESEHDLMSSKFGSYGEMNNAWSGDDVKGFAKIFGNQAMMYHKINGTEF; encoded by the coding sequence ATGAATAACAATAAAGTAGTTTTAGCCTTCAGTGGCGGTCTGGACACCTCTTATTGCGTGAAGTACCTGAAAGAAGAAAAAGGCCTGGAAGTATACTCCGTGCTGGTAAACACAGGCGGATTCTCAGAAGAAGAACTGCAGGAAATTGAGCAGCGTGCCTATAGCCTGGGCGTGAAGGAGCACCAGACCCTGGATGAGACAGAAGCCTATTACCAGAGCAGCCTCAAATACCTCATCTTCGGTAATGTGCTGAAGAATAACACCTACCCGCTGTCAGTTAGCGCCGAGCGCGTAACGCAGGCTATGGCCATAGCGCGGCATGCTAAAGCCGTAGGGGCTGCTTACGTGGCCCATGGCAGCACCGGTGCCGGCAACGACCAGGTACGCTTCGACATGATTTTCCATATCATGATTCCGGAAGTGCAAATTCTCACGCCCATTCGCGATAACAAGCTGTCGCGCGAGCAGGAGATCGCGTACCTGAAGCAACATGGCGTGGAGGTTGACTTTAAAAAGGCGCAATACTCCATCAACAAGGGTATCTGGGGCACATCGGTGGGCGGAAAAGAAACCCTCACCTCGCACCTGCCTTTGCCGGAAGAAGCTTACCCGACGGAGGTTACCAAGCAAACGCCGGAGCGCATCACGCTGGTGTTTGAGCAAGGCGAACTGGTAGGCCTCAACGATACGCCTTATGCAACACCGGTCGCGGCTATTCAGGCCTTGCAGGAAATCGTGGCACCATTCGGCATTGGCCGCGACATCCATGTGGGCGATACCATTATTGGCATCAAAGGCCGCGTGGGGTTTGAGGCAGCCGCTCCGATGGTCATTATCAAAGCACACCATACGTTAGAGAAGCATGTGCTTACCAAATGGCAGCTGTACTGGAAAGAGCAGCTGGCTACTTTTTATGGCAACTGGCTGCACGAAGGCCAGTTCATCGACCCCGTGATGCGCAACCTGGAAACATTCCTGGCCGACACGCAGCAGAATGTTACGGGCAAAGTGCACTTGTTGCTGGCGCCCTATCGCTTCCAGGTAGAGGGGATTGAATCGGAGCATGACCTGATGTCGTCTAAATTTGGCAGCTACGGCGAAATGAACAATGCCTGGAGCGGCGACGATGTAAAAGGCTTTGCCAAAATATTTGGAAACCAGGCCATGATGTACCACAAGATCAACGGCACAGAGTTTTAA